The uncultured Desulfovibrio sp. genome window below encodes:
- the hmcE gene encoding sulfate respiration complex protein HmcE, whose product MINFITGDLFTLSLAVFFIGMIYRIAAYIIGLDGKADRIAYRAHTDRSIPGIAASIGKWLLPGGTRGWRTQPVSAVLFFLLHFGAVLVPLFLLGHTVVLEHALGISLPALPSFLADLLSVASIVGLALIIVRRLSNPNLRLLTTNSDWLILVLTILPFLTGVIARFEIFGGYEGWMLVHVLTGELFLILAPFTKLSHIALFFMSRAQIGMDYAIKRGGRARGGAFPW is encoded by the coding sequence ATGATCAATTTCATCACTGGCGACCTGTTCACCCTTTCGCTGGCGGTTTTCTTCATCGGCATGATCTACCGCATTGCGGCCTACATCATCGGCCTTGACGGCAAGGCCGACCGCATCGCCTATCGTGCCCATACCGACCGCTCCATTCCCGGCATTGCCGCTTCCATCGGCAAATGGCTCCTCCCCGGCGGTACCCGGGGCTGGCGCACGCAGCCTGTGTCGGCTGTGCTGTTCTTCCTGCTGCATTTCGGTGCCGTGCTGGTGCCCCTCTTCCTGCTGGGTCATACCGTGGTGCTGGAACACGCCCTGGGCATCTCCCTGCCGGCGCTGCCGTCCTTCCTGGCTGACCTGCTGAGCGTGGCCAGCATCGTGGGCCTGGCCCTCATCATTGTTCGCCGTCTCAGCAATCCCAACCTGCGCCTGCTCACCACCAACAGCGACTGGCTCATCCTCGTGCTGACCATTCTGCCCTTCCTCACCGGCGTCATCGCCCGCTTTGAAATCTTCGGCGGCTACGAGGGCTGGATGCTGGTTCATGTGCTCACCGGCGAACTCTTCCTCATTCTGGCTCCGTTCACCAAGCTGTCGCACATCGCGCTGTTCTTCATGTCCCGTGCCCAGATCGGCATGGACTATGCCATCAAGCGCGGTGGCCGTGCCCGTGGCGGTGCCTTCCCCTGGTAG
- the hmcF gene encoding sulfate respiration complex iron-sulfur protein HmcF yields MSEMLCTPKPLTTAEEIHTLLQDKAGAKYYAQMKELKVDTAQLAKDVENFLKSSRNKTWLDLCARCGMCADSCFLYLANNKDPKQIPSYKFHSTLGELVRRKGQVDNAFMLHCMEVAWSQCTCCNRCSLYCPHGIDTGVLISILRGILFKHGFVPWELKIGSGMHRVYGAQMDVTQEDWVDTCEWMVDENSEEWPDLEIPVDKEDADIMYILNAREVKHYPNDIADAAILFHIAGENWTVPSEGWENTSLTMFAGDWEGAANNVKRIYKSVKKLRPKMVVGTECGHAHRATVVEGPYWAGQENGDPPVPFLHYVEWVAMALREGKLKIDPAKKIKEPCTLQDSCNYVRNNGLGRYTREIMSYIAEDFREMAVHGDHNFCCGGGGGFNGVGLYRQQRNVGLKMKLEQIRATGATLVISPCHNCWDAIRDMMEVYEEHNIRWTFLKPLLREMVIIPDNIKHVEV; encoded by the coding sequence ATGTCTGAAATGCTCTGCACTCCCAAGCCGCTCACCACTGCGGAAGAAATCCATACCCTTCTGCAGGACAAGGCCGGCGCCAAATACTATGCCCAGATGAAGGAACTGAAGGTCGATACGGCCCAGCTGGCCAAGGACGTGGAAAACTTCCTCAAGTCTTCCCGTAACAAGACCTGGCTCGACCTGTGCGCCCGTTGCGGCATGTGCGCCGACAGCTGCTTCCTGTACCTGGCCAACAACAAGGACCCCAAGCAGATCCCGTCCTACAAGTTCCACAGCACCCTGGGCGAACTGGTGCGCCGCAAGGGTCAGGTGGATAACGCCTTCATGCTGCACTGCATGGAAGTGGCCTGGTCGCAGTGCACCTGCTGCAACCGCTGCTCGCTCTACTGCCCGCACGGCATTGATACCGGCGTGCTCATCAGCATCCTGCGCGGCATTCTCTTCAAGCACGGCTTTGTGCCGTGGGAACTGAAGATCGGTTCCGGCATGCACCGCGTCTACGGCGCCCAGATGGACGTTACCCAGGAAGACTGGGTGGACACCTGCGAATGGATGGTGGACGAAAACTCCGAAGAATGGCCGGATCTGGAAATCCCGGTGGACAAGGAAGACGCGGACATCATGTACATCCTCAATGCCCGCGAAGTGAAGCACTATCCCAACGATATTGCCGATGCTGCCATCCTCTTCCACATTGCCGGTGAAAACTGGACCGTGCCCAGCGAAGGCTGGGAAAATACCTCCCTCACCATGTTTGCCGGTGACTGGGAAGGCGCGGCCAACAATGTGAAGCGCATCTACAAGTCCGTGAAGAAGCTGCGTCCCAAGATGGTGGTGGGCACCGAATGTGGCCACGCCCACCGCGCCACCGTGGTGGAAGGCCCCTACTGGGCCGGCCAGGAAAACGGTGACCCGCCGGTGCCCTTCCTGCACTATGTGGAATGGGTGGCCATGGCCCTGCGCGAAGGCAAGCTCAAGATCGACCCGGCCAAGAAGATCAAGGAACCCTGCACCCTGCAGGACTCCTGCAACTACGTGCGCAACAACGGTCTTGGCCGCTACACCCGTGAAATCATGTCCTACATCGCCGAAGACTTCCGCGAAATGGCCGTGCATGGCGACCATAACTTCTGCTGCGGCGGCGGTGGCGGCTTCAACGGCGTGGGCCTGTACCGCCAGCAGCGTAACGTTGGCCTGAAGATGAAGCTGGAACAGATCCGCGCCACCGGCGCCACCCTGGTCATCTCGCCCTGTCACAACTGCTGGGACGCCATCCGCGACATGATGGAAGTGTACGAGGAACACAATATCCGCTGGACCTTCCTCAAGCCTCTGCTGCGTGAAATGGTCATCATTCCCGACAATATCAAGCACGTGGAAGTGTAG